The DNA segment TTCGGGTGCGAAAAAACGATACGTTAACAATTTTTCCAGTAATACTatattgatttgatataataagatttgattatatatttatatttatcgttgaatgataaattatattttcataatttcaatcCCTGATTTTGGcttattaatttttgaattgaaatatatctgaaacatgaaatatattttaaaaatcaacttaGAGTCACAAATGTctgtgaaaaagaaaagaacatTAAAGATCAAGCACGACTCAACTGCCGGAAAGCTTTAAACAAGCAAGGCCTCTTTCTTGAAAATTCCACGAATTTCACTCCTCCGCAACCCACCCAACTGAAATAAATTCGAGGATTCCAGGAAAGGTTCCCTCTAATTTTAACCTTTTGATTTGATTGGGCTTTTAGGTACATAAGATTAGTCCAAAAATCCGACCTCTTCGCCAATCCCTTGGGCTTTTAAGTCATTCTCTTGAATCGTTTAAATGCTTATATATNNNNNNNNNNNNNNNNNNNNNNNNNNNNNNNNNNNNNNNNNNNNNNNNNNNNNNNNNNNNNNNNNNNNNNNNNNNNNNNNNNNNNNNNNNNNNNNNNNNNNNNNNNNNNNNNNNNNNNNNNNNNNNNNNNNNTATAGTATCCATATTTAAGTCCGCCAAATACACTTTAAATATATCTCTTAaggttaattaattttatatgaaGTGTACACAAGTTAAATGAGCAAATGAATAAGAAACAACCAAGAAAAATGGTTGAAGTATAACATTAGACAATTTCATTTGAGGATCTAAGTCTAACTCCATGTGTGTACATATCATGAGGtacaattttatttaaagcaatatatatatatgtccaCAGATATTGTACATAACATTACATAAaaagttgtattttttttcttctttcagaCAGTTTCTTGCCCCCTTGATCGNCTAAGAATGTGCTCAAAATTATCGGTAGGTTTGTCTATTGAATGTGAGTGTACCCCTTCGTACGTTGTCACCACAATTCCTTCGTCTTTAGACAGCCTTTGAACTTGCTTTTTCACGTTGCAGTTTTGATGCGTGCACTTGTAATAGCTTCTGGAATATATAAAAGACGAAGTAACTTTAGTTTGCATGGGAAAAACAATCAATAAATTGCGTTATTAATAAACCTTTTTGGGCTTTAGGGTAAAATCCCAAAACGCCACAATAATGCTGGATGCACCGCCGTGTCAGAATTGTTGTATAGACACCATACGTGTTAATTACTCTACCACCTAAGGTCACCCCGAAGTTGGGGAGCTAGACGGCTCGATTGATGAGTTAGGAGGGGGAATTAGAATTTAAAtgacaaaaattcattttttttatcattactGTGATGGAACAAGGTAGACCAGTCTTATTAAGttgtaaaaatttaatttttggtcaTATAATTTGCAcacgttttttttatatttaattctatATATTGTAGGTCAATTCATGGTTTTAGTCGactaatttgtaattttttcaattttagtcgtGTTTCATTGAAGTGCAGACGTGATATCCGACATTTCAGCAATCCGATAGCACATCAAAAATTTCAGGTGCCGgtcattaatttttatgtcacaTCATCATTTTTCAATATCATGGTAGCACTTCAATGAAAAAAAGGCTAAAAATAGTGAGCATGAAAATTGTTATAGTAGGTGACTAACTTGTGGATTTAGTTTTATTGACTCTTgtgtaataaataatatttattttaataatatcttatgttttaatatattttagcattcactttatctgtatatgtATGCAACATGCATACATAAAAACTTTGAATATAATGTGATACGATGAGGTCGTTCAAGTCATGGCGACCATACTCATTTAAAAgttactgtatattctaaactcaTTCCTAATCGTTTCAACCACTTAAAATAAGGATAATGATCGTTCGAGCTCAAGACCATCATCTATGATGTTGTGTACCACGTTTCATTAGAAgagacatagagatgtccaatcatacATGATGAGTGCTCATATGATGACTCATTGAACAATCCTTCCTcgaacttttcaagtggttatcatttatcaaGTGGATAAGCTTGTGGTTATTATTATACATCATTAATCATTTGACCTTGGACAACATAGATGATCTACGTACTAGTGCTACAATTTAACAAGTTTATCAGCTCCACGAGGGTCATTAGGGGCAAGGTTGGCGTAGTTACGAAACATGTAGGAGCCACGCACTGTACGCTAACATTAACCTATTgattcttgcagacactatcagtggTACCTAGGGAATCAATCGGCGATGCCACTAGACGCTCTACCATGATtagatgggtgcaatcagacaTAAGTTTTAATGTTCTTCTAATCAAGGGGATGATACATAAAAAGGGATAACAAAAGTAAGCCCGTATAAAGGACAATGTTGTCTTGATTCACATAAGTTGTGAACCAACATATAGCTTTAACCTTGAAAAATTCAGGGTCATACAAGTATTGAATTTTtaccgttgagatagtcaaattgaAAGAGTGTTATTTGATTACTTAGTTTAATGGATATCAAACATATGACTTATAAACATTGTGGTTATAAGTGGATTtcatattttgaagttgcaaGAGTTAGCATAACTGCTAATTTGGTGAAGAGAGTATATATGCGGGAAGTTATAGTGAGTGCATATCTTTAAATACCCATGTTGCTATGTTAATTTTTGATATTACAAATGATTTAgtatatatcaaatcaaattaatgAATTACTACGGCGCTGATCCACCACTTGATAACTTTGATATAATGTGAATTATAAATTGGGGTTTGCAgctatttcaaattttcatgcTTCCTAACGTAGTTTtccttttaataataataataaagagtGATTTCATGCCGTTCTAAGAGATCTATCCATTTTAGCTAAATTAATTACTCTATTATGTATATTAATTGTCAAGTACTGTTGACTAACCCTGACAATACTAATTAATTTGAAACATAAACTCGAGGTTAGGATATATAACGAACCCCTCCGTATATAATATATctctatatatgtatatagtaATTAAGAAATCTAGCTAATTAAGATTCTACATGTAGTAATACATATAGAATCTAATTAGTGATCAATATTTGGGTGTActgattttcaattaatttcaaTCTTCAGTGTTGGAGAGCTGAGGATATATATCGATCTTTATTCAACTTAAATAGGAAGAGTTCATCAACCTACCCTAGCCGCCTTGAATCATACTAACTAACGTCTTAGCTAGCCACTAAAAAATTCAGGCTGATGTTTCCACGATTTAACGAACCAGACAAATTAAATCGaagcacatatatatatatatatatatatatattgacgaACCTTGGGAATTTGTTGTTCTTCACGGCTTTTTGGCCATATTTCCTCCATCTATACCCGTCATCGAGTATATCAACCTGGCTTCTCGTCTGAAAAGCGTACCTGGGTTTCCTCGACTTTTTCTCGCCCTTTTTCTTGCTTGATTTATCCTCGCTTTCCACTACGTTAGGGTTGCTGAAGCCTGAGCTTGGAGCAGCACTAGTCTCCATGCTTGCGATCAACCCCATGTATCCATTATCGTTATAGGGCTTGTGATCCGGGAATTCTTGATCTTGTGCATGGGAATTGGCTATGTTAAATAAGGAGAAATGGGAATTTTGAGGGTTCGAAGATGAAGACTGAAACATGGTCGGATAAATATTCTCCATGGGAGAAGAGAAAACTTAGTAATAATATTGGAGGAACTGGGATCTGTAAAGGTTTCGGAATTTGTGGTTTTGTAGTGGGTCAAATGTACGATCGATATAATAAAGTGAAGGCGGCTGAGatattaacatatatattttaaatttgtatccAATGTATTTGCGCATATGGATTTGTCGTGAATGGCACGCTGAGTCTAAAGAGATTTGAGCGAAGACAGGCggtctttttactttttaatCCTCTTAGAGacgttataaattttatatttttaaattgagaaTGATAAAATCTTAATAATTGTatctataaaattaaatatataaatcatcCGCTTGTATTtgggttaaaaaaatattattttatgaaaaaaattgaaatctcatcatttgaaattcataaatttgaaataacataTGTATGTTGTTAAATTTCTCATTTTAAAGTGCAACGTAaaatacattaaatttttttgaaattcataatttaattaatttacgaaagcataaataattaatttgaatgaaaattttgaaaaacacCAATTTCAAACTCTTGAATATTCCAAATACAACCTAAAATTAAGTCTGAATAGGTTCCTGTATGATAATTCGCACAAAACAAGAATCGGAAACTTCTTACAAGTAAAAggtcaaataaatcattttcaatAAATGAAActcaaataaatttgtaaaaaaattatttatctgacagtatttttttttttacactggTGCGTAATAACATACGTTAAGAAGTAATCGTCCGAAAATAACTTTACTCGTTGATTTTAGAAATATTTGACGCCAATTgaaattatcattattatttaaaaccGAAAGGTTATTAAACAATAAtgaatcaaatataaaaaaattaaactaaaaGGAAATTaactcattatttatttattttgtaggtTTTACTTAACTAATCATTTCCCCTTTCTAAACCTTATTTGCtgaacatattatttttaaacccCAAACGTTTTTTCATTAATGTGTATTTTAGAAACTAgcaaaagagaaaaaaagaaaaggttgGCATAGATGCAATATTACATTCAACAATAGTTATAACgattttcgagtttatggatCCATGAAGTAGGTAAATGTGATGTTAAATGATTACGAATTCAGTTTTTCTTATCACAGTTTTTCTTATCAACGATTTTTCGATCGAGTCTATCGAACATGGCTTGTATAGTACGATTTATATGTCTAGTGTGAGTTACAGACTACTA comes from the Primulina huaijiensis isolate GDHJ02 chromosome 8, ASM1229523v2, whole genome shotgun sequence genome and includes:
- the LOC140982043 gene encoding probable WRKY transcription factor 75, with product MENIYPTMFQSSSSNPQNSHFSLFNIANSHAQDQEFPDHKPYNDNGYMGLIASMETSAAPSSGFSNPNVVESEDKSSKKKGEKKSRKPRYAFQTRSQVDILDDGYRWRKYGQKAVKNNKFPRSYYKCTHQNCNVKKQVQRLSKDEGIVVTTYEGVHSHSIDKPTDNFEHILXRSRGQETV